In Pseudomonas saponiphila, the genomic stretch GCTTAGCAGGCGGTGGGGCAGGGCGACGACAAAATCACCCACAAGGGCGCGGTATTTCCTAGGTTCAAGGGGGGGCTGGGTCAGTTGCAGAAACTGCGCAGCATCGGGCGGCGCCTGCAGCCGCTGAGCCTGACCACGGGCTACGGCGAGGTGCTGGGCACCTGGTGCCTGACCAGCCTTGAGGAAGAGCAGAGCCATTTGCTGGCCGGGGCATCCCGCGTAAGCAGGGCTTTTCGATGGAGTTCGTAAGCTATGGCGACGACATGCAGAACGTCGGACGGGGATCTGCTGGACACCCTGTGTCACCAGTATTACGGGCACTTGAACAGTAGTGTCGAAGCGGTGCTGGATGCCAACCAGGGGCTGGCCGACGAACCCCAGCCGTTCCGGGCTGGGGTGCTGATCGTGCTGCCGGAGTTGCCTAGCGTGCCTGATGCTGTGGTGAAGTTATGGGATTAAAGGTGGCAGTTTGGTAGCATTCGGATAGTAATTTCTACAATGCTAGGGACTTGGCTGATGAACAAGAAAAAAGTTGTAGGTTTTTTAGTTGGTATGGGAATGCTGGGATGCGCGCTGAGTGCTTCTGCTAGTGATAACCTTTTTAAGTCGTATGCCTATGAATCTCCTATTTCCGCTTATCCGAAGTCAAAGGGTTATTATGATTGCTCTGAAGAGATCGGCGGGAAGGCATTGTGCCTAGATGATGTGGACTTTCTTGGGCATAAGTTTGATGCAGTACTGGTTTTTTCTAATTCAAAATTGATCACGGTGTCGTTGAATAGTGCCTATGATCAGAGTCTTTACGCAACTGTAGTAGGCTCTCTTAGTAAAACGTTCACTC encodes the following:
- a CDS encoding tail protein X, which produces MATTCRTSDGDLLDTLCHQYYGHLNSSVEAVLDANQGLADEPQPFRAGVLIVLPELPSVPDAVVKLWD